A region of Epinephelus moara isolate mb chromosome 15, YSFRI_EMoa_1.0, whole genome shotgun sequence DNA encodes the following proteins:
- the LOC126402052 gene encoding uncharacterized protein LOC126402052 isoform X14: protein MTGSDILTGGLLFLRVHHCGLRMFKLVLLFLALSGLQALPLGDPRSLQETSSTYQLPDGFRQGTEHSDIGEPVPDSFRQGTEPSRRFLVDLNTGLVREYISEMDRRVVPVDVPAQKNGGGWVRVEDPSAPYLPDGFRQGTEPMRSIPDGFRQGTEPMRSIPDGFRQGTEPMRSIPDGFRQGTEPFRSIPDGFRQGTEPMRSIPDGFRQGTEPMRSIPDGFRQGTEPFRSIPDGFRQGTEPFITIPEGFRQGTERSTPGLQTKTLACKGEVINGKCYEFNPTPLAFQDAQALCRALAPNAELASVTTSDLHSRLVSLVTKGGENNPVLTWLGGTVENQQASWVDGSEWSYSDWMPGHPNIHTEKPVCVEMFKIDESWWTAADCELKRASICSYQITA, encoded by the exons GCCTCCAGGCTCTCCCACTTGGAGACCCCAGAAGTTTGCAGGAGACATCTTCCACCTACCAACTCCCTGATGGCTTTCGACAGGGCACTGAACACTCTGACATCGGTGAACCTGTTCCTGACAGCTTCCGACAAGGTACTGAGCCCTCCAGGAGATTTCTTGTTGACCTCAACACCGGCCTGGTGCGGGAATACATCAGTGAGATGGACAGGAGAGTGG TCCCTGTTGATGTTCCAGCCCAGAAGAACGGTGGTGGCTGGGTCCGGGTGGAGGATCCTTCTGCTCCTTATCTCCCAGATGGTTTCAGACAGGGAACCGAACCCATGAGGTCTATCCCAGATGGTTTCAGGCAGGGAACAGAACCCATGAG GTCTATCCCAGATGGTTTTAGACAGGGAACCGAACCCATGAGGTCTATCCCAGATGGTTTCAGACAGGGAACAGAACCCTTCAGGTCTATCCCAGATGGTTTCAGACAGGGAACTGAACCTATGAGGTCTATCCCAGATGGTTTCAGACAGGGAACAGAACCCATGAGGTCTATCCCAGATGGTTTCAGACAGGGAACAGAACCCTTCAGGTCTATCCCAGATGGTTTCAGACAGGGTACTGAACCTTTTATTACAATCCCAGAGGGCTTTAGACAGGGAACAGAACGTTCCACACCTGGTCTCCAAACGAAGACACTGGCATGTAAAGGGGAGGTCATCAATGGAAAATGCTACGAGTTCAACCCCACACCACTGGCCTTCCAAGATGCACAG GCCTTATGCAGAGCTCTCGCCCCAAATGCTGAGCTTGCATCTGTAACAACCAGCGATCTGCATTCCCGCCTGGTCTCCCTGGTGACCAAGGGTGGTGAGAACAACCCTGTGTTGACCTGGCTGGGAGGGACGGTCGAG AACCAGCAGGCATCATGGGTAGATGGGTCAGAGTGGAGTTACAGCGATTGGATGCCAGGTCACCCCAACATTCACACTGAAAAACCTGTTTGTGTGGAGATGTTCAAGATAG ATGAGAGCTGGTGGACAGCCGCTGACTGTGAACTGAAGAGAGCGTCCATCTGCTCGTACCAGATCACTGCGTGA
- the LOC126402052 gene encoding uncharacterized protein LOC126402052 isoform X7, whose product MTGSDILTGGLLFLRVHHCGLRMFKLVLLFLALSGLQALPLGDPRSLQETSSTYQLPDGFRQGTEHSDIGEPVPDSFRQGTEPSRRFLVDLNTGLVREYISEMDRRVVPVDVPAQKNGGGWVRVEDPSAPYLPDGFRQGTEPMRSIPDGFRQGTEPMRSIPDGFRQGTEPMGSIPDSFEQGSEPMRFVPDGFRQGTEPMRFVPDGFRQGTEPMISIQDGFRQGTEPVMSASDGLRLVAEPIVAIPAGFRQGTEPMRFVPAGFRQGTEPLRSIPDGFRQGTEPMRSIPDGFRQGTEPMRSIPDGFRQGTEPFRSIPDGFRQGTEPFITIPEGFRQGTERSTPGLQTKTLACKGEVINGKCYEFNPTPLAFQDAQALCRALAPNAELASVTTSDLHSRLVSLVTKGGENNPVLTWLGGTVENQQASWVDGSEWSYSDWMPGHPNIHTEKPVCVEMFKIDESWWTAADCELKRASICSYQITA is encoded by the exons GCCTCCAGGCTCTCCCACTTGGAGACCCCAGAAGTTTGCAGGAGACATCTTCCACCTACCAACTCCCTGATGGCTTTCGACAGGGCACTGAACACTCTGACATCGGTGAACCTGTTCCTGACAGCTTCCGACAAGGTACTGAGCCCTCCAGGAGATTTCTTGTTGACCTCAACACCGGCCTGGTGCGGGAATACATCAGTGAGATGGACAGGAGAGTGG TCCCTGTTGATGTTCCAGCCCAGAAGAACGGTGGTGGCTGGGTCCGGGTGGAGGATCCTTCTGCTCCTTATCTCCCAGATGGTTTCAGACAGGGAACCGAACCCATGAGGTCTATCCCAGATGGTTTCAGGCAGGGAACAGAACCCATGAGGTCTATCCCAGATGGTTTCAGGCAGGGAACCGAACCCATGGGGTCTATCCCAGATAGTTTCGAACAGGGCAGCGAACCCATGAGGTTTGTCCCAGATGGTTTCAGACAAGGAACTGAACCCATGAGGTTTGTCCCAGATGGTTTCAGACAGGGAACTGAACCCATGATATCTATACAAGATGGGTTCAGACAGGGAACCGAACCTGTGATGTCTGCCTCAGATGGCCTTAGGCTAGTTGCTGAACCTATTGTGGCTATCCCAGCTGGTTTCAGACAGGGAACTGAACCCATGAGGTTCGTTCCTGCTGGTTTCAGACAGGGAACTGAACCCCTGAGGTCTATCCCAGATGGTTTTAGACAGGGAACCGAACCCATGAG GTCTATCCCAGATGGTTTCAGACAGGGAACAGAACCCATGAGGTCTATCCCAGATGGTTTCAGACAGGGAACAGAACCCTTCAGGTCTATCCCAGATGGTTTCAGACAGGGTACTGAACCTTTTATTACAATCCCAGAGGGCTTTAGACAGGGAACAGAACGTTCCACACCTGGTCTCCAAACGAAGACACTGGCATGTAAAGGGGAGGTCATCAATGGAAAATGCTACGAGTTCAACCCCACACCACTGGCCTTCCAAGATGCACAG GCCTTATGCAGAGCTCTCGCCCCAAATGCTGAGCTTGCATCTGTAACAACCAGCGATCTGCATTCCCGCCTGGTCTCCCTGGTGACCAAGGGTGGTGAGAACAACCCTGTGTTGACCTGGCTGGGAGGGACGGTCGAG AACCAGCAGGCATCATGGGTAGATGGGTCAGAGTGGAGTTACAGCGATTGGATGCCAGGTCACCCCAACATTCACACTGAAAAACCTGTTTGTGTGGAGATGTTCAAGATAG ATGAGAGCTGGTGGACAGCCGCTGACTGTGAACTGAAGAGAGCGTCCATCTGCTCGTACCAGATCACTGCGTGA
- the LOC126402052 gene encoding uncharacterized protein LOC126402052 isoform X17, with translation MTGSDILTGGLLFLRVHHCGLRMFKLVLLFLALSGLQALPLGDPRSLQETSSTYQLPDGFRQGTEHSDIGEPVPDSFRQGTEPSRRFLVDLNTGLVREYISEMDRRVVPVDVPAQKNGGGWVRVEDPSAPYLPDGFRQGTEPMRSIPDGFRQGTEPMRSIPDGFRQGTEPMGSIPDGFRQGTEPMRSIPDGFRQGTEPFRSIPDGFRQGTEPFITIPEGFRQGTERSTPGLQTKTLACKGEVINGKCYEFNPTPLAFQDAQALCRALAPNAELASVTTSDLHSRLVSLVTKGGENNPVLTWLGGTVENQQASWVDGSEWSYSDWMPGHPNIHTEKPVCVEMFKIDESWWTAADCELKRASICSYQITA, from the exons GCCTCCAGGCTCTCCCACTTGGAGACCCCAGAAGTTTGCAGGAGACATCTTCCACCTACCAACTCCCTGATGGCTTTCGACAGGGCACTGAACACTCTGACATCGGTGAACCTGTTCCTGACAGCTTCCGACAAGGTACTGAGCCCTCCAGGAGATTTCTTGTTGACCTCAACACCGGCCTGGTGCGGGAATACATCAGTGAGATGGACAGGAGAGTGG TCCCTGTTGATGTTCCAGCCCAGAAGAACGGTGGTGGCTGGGTCCGGGTGGAGGATCCTTCTGCTCCTTATCTCCCAGATGGTTTCAGACAGGGAACCGAACCCATGAGGTCTATCCCAGATGGTTTCAGGCAGGGAACAGAACCCATGAGGTCTATCCCAGATGGTTTCAGGCAGGGAACCGAACCCATGGG GTCTATCCCAGATGGTTTCAGACAGGGAACAGAACCCATGAGGTCTATCCCAGATGGTTTCAGACAGGGAACAGAACCCTTCAGGTCTATCCCAGATGGTTTCAGACAGGGTACTGAACCTTTTATTACAATCCCAGAGGGCTTTAGACAGGGAACAGAACGTTCCACACCTGGTCTCCAAACGAAGACACTGGCATGTAAAGGGGAGGTCATCAATGGAAAATGCTACGAGTTCAACCCCACACCACTGGCCTTCCAAGATGCACAG GCCTTATGCAGAGCTCTCGCCCCAAATGCTGAGCTTGCATCTGTAACAACCAGCGATCTGCATTCCCGCCTGGTCTCCCTGGTGACCAAGGGTGGTGAGAACAACCCTGTGTTGACCTGGCTGGGAGGGACGGTCGAG AACCAGCAGGCATCATGGGTAGATGGGTCAGAGTGGAGTTACAGCGATTGGATGCCAGGTCACCCCAACATTCACACTGAAAAACCTGTTTGTGTGGAGATGTTCAAGATAG ATGAGAGCTGGTGGACAGCCGCTGACTGTGAACTGAAGAGAGCGTCCATCTGCTCGTACCAGATCACTGCGTGA
- the LOC126402052 gene encoding uncharacterized protein LOC126402052 isoform X10, whose protein sequence is MTGSDILTGGLLFLRVHHCGLRMFKLVLLFLALSGLQALPLGDPRSLQETSSTYQLPDGFRQGTEHSDIGEPVPDSFRQGTEPSRRFLVDLNTGLVREYISEMDRRVVPVDVPAQKNGGGWVRVEDPSAPYLPDGFRQGTEPMRSIPDGFRQGTEPMRSIPDGFRQGTEPMGSIPDSFEQGSEPMRFVPDGFRQGTEPMRFVPDGFRQGTEPMISIQDGFRQGTEPVMSASDGLRLVAEPIVAIPAGFRQGTEPMRSIPDGFRQGTEPMRSIPDGFRQGTEPFRSIPDGFRQGTEPFITIPEGFRQGTERSTPGLQTKTLACKGEVINGKCYEFNPTPLAFQDAQALCRALAPNAELASVTTSDLHSRLVSLVTKGGENNPVLTWLGGTVENQQASWVDGSEWSYSDWMPGHPNIHTEKPVCVEMFKIDESWWTAADCELKRASICSYQITA, encoded by the exons GCCTCCAGGCTCTCCCACTTGGAGACCCCAGAAGTTTGCAGGAGACATCTTCCACCTACCAACTCCCTGATGGCTTTCGACAGGGCACTGAACACTCTGACATCGGTGAACCTGTTCCTGACAGCTTCCGACAAGGTACTGAGCCCTCCAGGAGATTTCTTGTTGACCTCAACACCGGCCTGGTGCGGGAATACATCAGTGAGATGGACAGGAGAGTGG TCCCTGTTGATGTTCCAGCCCAGAAGAACGGTGGTGGCTGGGTCCGGGTGGAGGATCCTTCTGCTCCTTATCTCCCAGATGGTTTCAGACAGGGAACCGAACCCATGAGGTCTATCCCAGATGGTTTCAGGCAGGGAACAGAACCCATGAGGTCTATCCCAGATGGTTTCAGGCAGGGAACCGAACCCATGGGGTCTATCCCAGATAGTTTCGAACAGGGCAGCGAACCCATGAGGTTTGTCCCAGATGGTTTCAGACAAGGAACTGAACCCATGAGGTTTGTCCCAGATGGTTTCAGACAGGGAACTGAACCCATGATATCTATACAAGATGGGTTCAGACAGGGAACCGAACCTGTGATGTCTGCCTCAGATGGCCTTAGGCTAGTTGCTGAACCTATTGTGGCTATCCCAGCTGGTTTCAGACAGGGAACTGAACCCATGAG GTCTATCCCAGATGGTTTCAGACAGGGAACAGAACCCATGAGGTCTATCCCAGATGGTTTCAGACAGGGAACAGAACCCTTCAGGTCTATCCCAGATGGTTTCAGACAGGGTACTGAACCTTTTATTACAATCCCAGAGGGCTTTAGACAGGGAACAGAACGTTCCACACCTGGTCTCCAAACGAAGACACTGGCATGTAAAGGGGAGGTCATCAATGGAAAATGCTACGAGTTCAACCCCACACCACTGGCCTTCCAAGATGCACAG GCCTTATGCAGAGCTCTCGCCCCAAATGCTGAGCTTGCATCTGTAACAACCAGCGATCTGCATTCCCGCCTGGTCTCCCTGGTGACCAAGGGTGGTGAGAACAACCCTGTGTTGACCTGGCTGGGAGGGACGGTCGAG AACCAGCAGGCATCATGGGTAGATGGGTCAGAGTGGAGTTACAGCGATTGGATGCCAGGTCACCCCAACATTCACACTGAAAAACCTGTTTGTGTGGAGATGTTCAAGATAG ATGAGAGCTGGTGGACAGCCGCTGACTGTGAACTGAAGAGAGCGTCCATCTGCTCGTACCAGATCACTGCGTGA
- the LOC126402052 gene encoding uncharacterized protein LOC126402052 isoform X3 codes for MTGSDILTGGLLFLRVHHCGLRMFKLVLLFLALSGLQALPLGDPRSLQETSSTYQLPDGFRQGTEHSDIGEPVPDSFRQGTEPSRRFLVDLNTGLVREYISEMDRRVVPVDVPAQKNGGGWVRVEDPSAPYLPDGFRQGTEPMRSIPDGFRQGTEPMRSIPDGFRQGTEPMGSIPDSFEQGSEPMRFVPDGFRQGTEPMRFVPDGFRQGTEPMISIQDGFRQGTEPVMSASDGLRLVAEPIVAIPAGFRQGTEPMRSIPDGFRQGTEPMRSIPDGFRQGTEPFRSIPDGFRQGTEPMRSIPDGFRQGTEPMRSIPDGFRQGTEPFRSIPDGFRQGTEPFITIPEGFRQGTERSTPGLQTKTLACKGEVINGKCYEFNPTPLAFQDAQALCRALAPNAELASVTTSDLHSRLVSLVTKGGENNPVLTWLGGTVENQQASWVDGSEWSYSDWMPGHPNIHTEKPVCVEMFKIDESWWTAADCELKRASICSYQITA; via the exons GCCTCCAGGCTCTCCCACTTGGAGACCCCAGAAGTTTGCAGGAGACATCTTCCACCTACCAACTCCCTGATGGCTTTCGACAGGGCACTGAACACTCTGACATCGGTGAACCTGTTCCTGACAGCTTCCGACAAGGTACTGAGCCCTCCAGGAGATTTCTTGTTGACCTCAACACCGGCCTGGTGCGGGAATACATCAGTGAGATGGACAGGAGAGTGG TCCCTGTTGATGTTCCAGCCCAGAAGAACGGTGGTGGCTGGGTCCGGGTGGAGGATCCTTCTGCTCCTTATCTCCCAGATGGTTTCAGACAGGGAACCGAACCCATGAGGTCTATCCCAGATGGTTTCAGGCAGGGAACAGAACCCATGAGGTCTATCCCAGATGGTTTCAGGCAGGGAACCGAACCCATGGGGTCTATCCCAGATAGTTTCGAACAGGGCAGCGAACCCATGAGGTTTGTCCCAGATGGTTTCAGACAAGGAACTGAACCCATGAGGTTTGTCCCAGATGGTTTCAGACAGGGAACTGAACCCATGATATCTATACAAGATGGGTTCAGACAGGGAACCGAACCTGTGATGTCTGCCTCAGATGGCCTTAGGCTAGTTGCTGAACCTATTGTGGCTATCCCAGCTGGTTTCAGACAGGGAACTGAACCCATGAG GTCTATCCCAGATGGTTTTAGACAGGGAACCGAACCCATGAGGTCTATCCCAGATGGTTTCAGACAGGGAACAGAACCCTTCAGGTCTATCCCAGATGGTTTCAGACAGGGAACTGAACCTATGAGGTCTATCCCAGATGGTTTCAGACAGGGAACAGAACCCATGAGGTCTATCCCAGATGGTTTCAGACAGGGAACAGAACCCTTCAGGTCTATCCCAGATGGTTTCAGACAGGGTACTGAACCTTTTATTACAATCCCAGAGGGCTTTAGACAGGGAACAGAACGTTCCACACCTGGTCTCCAAACGAAGACACTGGCATGTAAAGGGGAGGTCATCAATGGAAAATGCTACGAGTTCAACCCCACACCACTGGCCTTCCAAGATGCACAG GCCTTATGCAGAGCTCTCGCCCCAAATGCTGAGCTTGCATCTGTAACAACCAGCGATCTGCATTCCCGCCTGGTCTCCCTGGTGACCAAGGGTGGTGAGAACAACCCTGTGTTGACCTGGCTGGGAGGGACGGTCGAG AACCAGCAGGCATCATGGGTAGATGGGTCAGAGTGGAGTTACAGCGATTGGATGCCAGGTCACCCCAACATTCACACTGAAAAACCTGTTTGTGTGGAGATGTTCAAGATAG ATGAGAGCTGGTGGACAGCCGCTGACTGTGAACTGAAGAGAGCGTCCATCTGCTCGTACCAGATCACTGCGTGA
- the LOC126402052 gene encoding uncharacterized protein LOC126402052 isoform X23: MTGSDILTGGLLFLRVHHCGLRMFKLVLLFLALSGLQALPLGDPRSLQETSSTYQLPDGFRQGTEHSDIGEPVPDSFRQGTEPSRRFLVDLNTGLVREYISEMDRRVVPVDVPAQKNGGGWVRVEDPSAPYLPDGFRQGTEPMRSIPDGFRQGTEPMRSIPDGFRQGTEPMRSIPDGFRQGTEPFRSIPDGFRQGTEPFITIPEGFRQGTERSTPGLQTKTLACKGEVINGKCYEFNPTPLAFQDAQALCRALAPNAELASVTTSDLHSRLVSLVTKGGENNPVLTWLGGTVENQQASWVDGSEWSYSDWMPGHPNIHTEKPVCVEMFKIDESWWTAADCELKRASICSYQITA; the protein is encoded by the exons GCCTCCAGGCTCTCCCACTTGGAGACCCCAGAAGTTTGCAGGAGACATCTTCCACCTACCAACTCCCTGATGGCTTTCGACAGGGCACTGAACACTCTGACATCGGTGAACCTGTTCCTGACAGCTTCCGACAAGGTACTGAGCCCTCCAGGAGATTTCTTGTTGACCTCAACACCGGCCTGGTGCGGGAATACATCAGTGAGATGGACAGGAGAGTGG TCCCTGTTGATGTTCCAGCCCAGAAGAACGGTGGTGGCTGGGTCCGGGTGGAGGATCCTTCTGCTCCTTATCTCCCAGATGGTTTCAGACAGGGAACCGAACCCATGAGGTCTATCCCAGATGGTTTCAGGCAGGGAACAGAACCCATGAG GTCTATCCCAGATGGTTTCAGACAGGGAACAGAACCCATGAGGTCTATCCCAGATGGTTTCAGACAGGGAACAGAACCCTTCAGGTCTATCCCAGATGGTTTCAGACAGGGTACTGAACCTTTTATTACAATCCCAGAGGGCTTTAGACAGGGAACAGAACGTTCCACACCTGGTCTCCAAACGAAGACACTGGCATGTAAAGGGGAGGTCATCAATGGAAAATGCTACGAGTTCAACCCCACACCACTGGCCTTCCAAGATGCACAG GCCTTATGCAGAGCTCTCGCCCCAAATGCTGAGCTTGCATCTGTAACAACCAGCGATCTGCATTCCCGCCTGGTCTCCCTGGTGACCAAGGGTGGTGAGAACAACCCTGTGTTGACCTGGCTGGGAGGGACGGTCGAG AACCAGCAGGCATCATGGGTAGATGGGTCAGAGTGGAGTTACAGCGATTGGATGCCAGGTCACCCCAACATTCACACTGAAAAACCTGTTTGTGTGGAGATGTTCAAGATAG ATGAGAGCTGGTGGACAGCCGCTGACTGTGAACTGAAGAGAGCGTCCATCTGCTCGTACCAGATCACTGCGTGA
- the LOC126402052 gene encoding uncharacterized protein LOC126402052 isoform X9 encodes MTGSDILTGGLLFLRVHHCGLRMFKLVLLFLALSGLQALPLGDPRSLQETSSTYQLPDGFRQGTEHSDIGEPVPDSFRQGTEPSRRFLVDLNTGLVREYISEMDRRVVPVDVPAQKNGGGWVRVEDPSAPYLPDGFRQGTEPMRSIPDGFRQGTEPMRSIPDGFRQGTEPMGSIPDSFEQGSEPMRFVPDGFRQGTEPMRFVPDGFRQGTEPMISIQDGFRQGTEPVMSASDGLRLVAEPIVAIPAGFRQGTEPMRFVPAGFRQGTEPLRSIPDGFRQGTEPMRSIPDGFRQGTEPFRSIPDGFRQGTEPFITIPEGFRQGTERSTPGLQTKTLACKGEVINGKCYEFNPTPLAFQDAQALCRALAPNAELASVTTSDLHSRLVSLVTKGGENNPVLTWLGGTVENQQASWVDGSEWSYSDWMPGHPNIHTEKPVCVEMFKIDESWWTAADCELKRASICSYQITA; translated from the exons GCCTCCAGGCTCTCCCACTTGGAGACCCCAGAAGTTTGCAGGAGACATCTTCCACCTACCAACTCCCTGATGGCTTTCGACAGGGCACTGAACACTCTGACATCGGTGAACCTGTTCCTGACAGCTTCCGACAAGGTACTGAGCCCTCCAGGAGATTTCTTGTTGACCTCAACACCGGCCTGGTGCGGGAATACATCAGTGAGATGGACAGGAGAGTGG TCCCTGTTGATGTTCCAGCCCAGAAGAACGGTGGTGGCTGGGTCCGGGTGGAGGATCCTTCTGCTCCTTATCTCCCAGATGGTTTCAGACAGGGAACCGAACCCATGAGGTCTATCCCAGATGGTTTCAGGCAGGGAACAGAACCCATGAGGTCTATCCCAGATGGTTTCAGGCAGGGAACCGAACCCATGGGGTCTATCCCAGATAGTTTCGAACAGGGCAGCGAACCCATGAGGTTTGTCCCAGATGGTTTCAGACAAGGAACTGAACCCATGAGGTTTGTCCCAGATGGTTTCAGACAGGGAACTGAACCCATGATATCTATACAAGATGGGTTCAGACAGGGAACCGAACCTGTGATGTCTGCCTCAGATGGCCTTAGGCTAGTTGCTGAACCTATTGTGGCTATCCCAGCTGGTTTCAGACAGGGAACTGAACCCATGAGGTTCGTTCCTGCTGGTTTCAGACAGGGAACTGAACCCCTGAGGTCTATCCCAGATGGTTTTAGACAGGGAACCGAACCCATGAGGTCTATCCCAGATGGTTTCAGACAGGGAACAGAACCCTTCAG GTCTATCCCAGATGGTTTCAGACAGGGTACTGAACCTTTTATTACAATCCCAGAGGGCTTTAGACAGGGAACAGAACGTTCCACACCTGGTCTCCAAACGAAGACACTGGCATGTAAAGGGGAGGTCATCAATGGAAAATGCTACGAGTTCAACCCCACACCACTGGCCTTCCAAGATGCACAG GCCTTATGCAGAGCTCTCGCCCCAAATGCTGAGCTTGCATCTGTAACAACCAGCGATCTGCATTCCCGCCTGGTCTCCCTGGTGACCAAGGGTGGTGAGAACAACCCTGTGTTGACCTGGCTGGGAGGGACGGTCGAG AACCAGCAGGCATCATGGGTAGATGGGTCAGAGTGGAGTTACAGCGATTGGATGCCAGGTCACCCCAACATTCACACTGAAAAACCTGTTTGTGTGGAGATGTTCAAGATAG ATGAGAGCTGGTGGACAGCCGCTGACTGTGAACTGAAGAGAGCGTCCATCTGCTCGTACCAGATCACTGCGTGA